Proteins from a genomic interval of Rhodothermales bacterium:
- the rpmF gene encoding 50S ribosomal protein L32 yields MANPRRKNSKARSRNRRAHYYNRLDAPTTMECPNCGETKLMHHACPACGQYRGRQVVERQETA; encoded by the coding sequence ATGGCCAATCCCCGTAGAAAAAACTCGAAGGCCCGCTCCCGCAACCGGCGCGCCCACTACTACAATCGCCTCGACGCTCCGACGACCATGGAGTGTCCCAACTGCGGCGAAACGAAACTCATGCATCATGCCTGCCCGGCCTGTGGGCAGTACCGCGGCCGTCAGGTCGTCGAGCGCCAGGAGACTGCATAG
- the rpsI gene encoding 30S ribosomal protein S9 has translation MAAINQHQAVGRRKTSVARVYLRPGKGKIQINHRDLNTYFPLAWRQRAITSPFEVTGTSGQFDLVVNVKGGGLTGQAEAIRMGVARALVDLDEDHRKALRDAGFMTRDPRMVERKKYGQPKARKRFQFSKR, from the coding sequence ATGGCAGCAATCAATCAGCACCAGGCCGTGGGTCGACGCAAGACGTCGGTTGCCCGCGTGTACCTGCGCCCCGGCAAAGGCAAGATCCAGATCAACCACCGGGATCTGAACACCTACTTCCCGCTCGCGTGGCGTCAGCGCGCCATCACGTCTCCCTTTGAGGTCACCGGCACGTCCGGGCAGTTCGACCTCGTGGTGAACGTGAAAGGCGGCGGCCTCACCGGCCAGGCAGAGGCCATCCGCATGGGTGTCGCCCGTGCGCTGGTCGACCTGGACGAGGACCACCGGAAAGCACTGCGCGATGCCGGCTTCATGACGCGTGACCCCCGCATGGTCGAGCGTAAGAAGTATGGACAGCCGAAAGCGCGCAAACGCTTCCAGTTCTCCAAGCGCTAG
- a CDS encoding DUF177 domain-containing protein: MVRLDIAGFKSGERSQQFELEPADLDLEQDSFTGIRLDAELNREGDRILVTLDIEGTAHLICDRTSEPFSQEVRGTHSILFVPHDRVEALGQDADDVGGYEPSDTTIDVAEAARDTLLLSVPVRKIAPGAEDIEIQTSFGESGSDDDDIDPRWEALRGLSDKT, encoded by the coding sequence ATGGTGCGGCTGGACATTGCTGGATTCAAGTCGGGAGAACGCAGCCAACAGTTCGAACTGGAGCCTGCAGATCTCGACCTGGAGCAGGATTCTTTCACGGGAATCCGCCTCGATGCCGAGCTTAACCGCGAAGGGGACCGCATCCTGGTGACCCTGGACATTGAGGGCACGGCACACCTGATCTGTGACAGAACCAGCGAGCCGTTCTCCCAGGAAGTTCGAGGAACCCACTCTATCCTCTTCGTTCCACACGACCGTGTGGAGGCCCTGGGACAGGATGCCGATGACGTCGGCGGCTATGAGCCGTCAGACACCACCATCGACGTTGCTGAAGCGGCCCGCGACACTTTGCTCCTCTCCGTGCCGGTCAGAAAGATCGCGCCCGGGGCGGAAGACATTGAGATTCAGACCAGCTTCGGAGAATCCGGATCGGACGATGACGACATCGATCCGAGATGGGAAGCGCTCCGGGGCCTGTCCGACAAGACCTGA
- the frr gene encoding ribosome recycling factor: protein MLDENLILVLDDAKEHMDKTLDHVVNELRTIRAGRATPSMLEGVRVDYYGSQTPLNQMANVSAPQPDLIVVQPWDKASLGEIERAIISANLGLNPNNDGSMIRLPVPPLSEERRRDLVKAVKARCEEGKVAIRNVRRHSKDMIKSTQKEENLPEDMLYEAEDRLQKLTDSYVERMDVLLGKKEEEIMEV, encoded by the coding sequence ATGCTGGACGAAAACCTCATTCTCGTACTGGACGATGCCAAGGAGCACATGGACAAGACGCTTGACCATGTGGTAAACGAGCTGCGCACCATCCGTGCCGGCCGCGCGACGCCGAGCATGCTGGAAGGCGTGCGTGTCGACTACTACGGCAGCCAGACTCCTCTCAACCAGATGGCCAACGTCAGCGCCCCCCAGCCGGACCTGATCGTGGTGCAACCATGGGACAAGGCCTCCCTGGGCGAAATCGAACGCGCCATCATCTCGGCCAACCTGGGCCTGAACCCCAACAATGACGGGTCAATGATCCGCCTACCCGTGCCCCCTCTGTCCGAGGAGCGCCGTCGGGACCTGGTTAAGGCCGTAAAGGCACGCTGTGAGGAAGGCAAAGTCGCCATCCGCAACGTGCGCCGGCACTCCAAGGACATGATCAAGAGCACACAGAAGGAGGAAAACCTGCCCGAGGACATGCTCTATGAGGCCGAGGATCGCCTGCAGAAGCTCACGGACTCCTATGTCGAGCGCATGGACGTGCTCCTGGGCAAGAAAGAGGAAGAGATCATGGAAGTCTAG
- the dnaN gene encoding DNA polymerase III subunit beta, with product MRFTASSTELLRSLQTVNGAVPSKSTLPILECILFEQDGSALRLSATDLEISIRQKLDLKVENAGSEGPNRVAVPAKRLIDTLRALSDVPVAFEADGDFNVTLATEQGRYKMVGFDGADYPALPELTESDRIETTGTLLKRAIQKTGFAVSKDALRPAMMGIFFQIGGDGGKAVATDGHRLVKLSLEEMTSASDIQFVVPEKAMSLAAKVAGDGDCTVSVDGGYVAFDFDRSRVLARLIDEPYPNYQAVIPVDNEKQLTVSREAMLAAVRRVALYSSSMTNQIRLAIGSDSVKISAEDIERASEAHETVQSEFQGEEMVIGFNAVYLTEVLSNIDADEVLFEFSSPNRAGVVTPLEQKDGESMMMLIMPVMLNTYA from the coding sequence ATGAGATTCACCGCTTCAAGTACCGAGCTTCTTCGATCCCTGCAGACCGTAAACGGTGCCGTGCCCTCCAAGAGCACCCTGCCGATTCTGGAATGCATCCTGTTTGAACAGGACGGTTCGGCACTGCGGCTCAGCGCCACGGATCTGGAGATTTCCATCCGGCAGAAGCTGGATCTGAAGGTCGAGAACGCCGGCTCGGAAGGCCCGAATCGTGTAGCCGTGCCGGCCAAGCGGCTGATCGATACGCTGCGCGCCCTGTCGGATGTGCCGGTGGCGTTCGAGGCGGACGGCGACTTCAACGTGACACTTGCCACCGAGCAGGGACGTTACAAGATGGTCGGGTTCGACGGTGCTGACTATCCCGCGCTGCCCGAACTGACTGAATCGGACCGCATCGAAACCACGGGCACGCTGCTCAAACGCGCCATTCAGAAGACTGGATTTGCCGTCAGCAAAGACGCGCTTCGCCCCGCCATGATGGGGATCTTCTTCCAGATTGGCGGCGACGGCGGCAAAGCCGTGGCAACGGACGGACACCGCCTGGTCAAGCTGTCCCTGGAGGAAATGACCAGCGCAAGCGACATCCAGTTCGTGGTTCCGGAGAAAGCGATGTCCCTGGCCGCAAAAGTGGCCGGCGACGGGGATTGCACGGTGAGCGTCGATGGCGGTTATGTGGCCTTCGACTTTGATCGTTCGCGTGTGCTTGCCCGCCTGATCGACGAGCCGTACCCGAACTATCAGGCGGTCATCCCGGTCGACAATGAGAAACAGCTCACGGTCTCTCGCGAGGCGATGCTGGCGGCTGTGCGACGTGTGGCGCTGTACTCATCCAGCATGACCAACCAGATTCGGCTGGCCATTGGGTCGGACTCGGTCAAGATCTCCGCGGAGGATATCGAGCGTGCCAGCGAGGCACATGAGACGGTTCAGTCCGAGTTCCAGGGCGAGGAGATGGTGATCGGCTTCAATGCCGTCTATCTCACCGAGGTGCTCTCGAACATCGATGCCGACGAGGTGCTGTTCGAGTTTTCAAGCCCGAATCGCGCCGGCGTGGTCACACCGCTCGAGCAGAAGGACGGTGAGAGCATGATGATGCTCATCATGCCGGTGATGCTGAACACGTACGCCTAG
- the rpsB gene encoding 30S ribosomal protein S2 codes for MSETTPQHRAEIDALLKAGTHFGHLTSRWNPKMRSFIFMERNGIHIIDLTQTQRYLDAAANAASRFSKRGKRILFTGTKKQARDIIRKYAKECGSPYVVERWLGGTLTNFQTIRKSIRRMEDLAKMEDDGTLDQLKKKERLMKRREREKLEKVLSGIQDMARLPGALFIVDINREHIAVKEAKRLGIPIIAIVDTNCDPDVVDFPIPANDDAQRSIELITSVIASAVSEGSKEKDIQDAAAKAEKESRKAEAEQMAEEAKA; via the coding sequence ATGTCGGAAACCACTCCGCAGCATCGCGCCGAAATCGACGCGCTGCTCAAGGCCGGTACACACTTCGGCCACCTCACGAGTCGGTGGAATCCCAAGATGCGCTCCTTCATCTTCATGGAGCGGAACGGGATCCACATCATCGATCTCACCCAGACCCAGCGGTACCTGGACGCAGCAGCCAACGCGGCCTCCAGGTTCTCCAAGCGTGGCAAGCGCATCCTGTTCACGGGTACCAAGAAGCAGGCGCGCGATATCATCCGGAAGTACGCCAAGGAGTGCGGCAGCCCGTACGTGGTTGAGCGCTGGCTTGGCGGCACGCTGACCAACTTCCAGACCATCCGCAAGAGCATCCGCCGCATGGAGGATCTCGCCAAGATGGAGGATGACGGAACGCTGGACCAGCTGAAGAAGAAGGAGCGCCTCATGAAGCGGCGCGAGCGCGAGAAGCTGGAGAAGGTGCTCTCGGGTATTCAGGACATGGCCCGCCTGCCCGGTGCCCTGTTCATCGTGGACATCAACCGCGAGCACATCGCCGTCAAGGAAGCCAAACGCCTCGGAATTCCGATTATCGCCATCGTGGACACGAACTGTGATCCGGACGTGGTCGATTTCCCGATTCCGGCAAACGATGACGCCCAGCGTTCCATCGAGCTCATCACCTCCGTGATCGCCAGCGCAGTGAGCGAAGGCTCCAAGGAGAAGGACATCCAGGACGCAGCGGCCAAGGCGGAGAAGGAGTCCCGCAAGGCTGAGGCGGAGCAGATGGCCGAAGAAGCCAAGGCATAA
- a CDS encoding UMP kinase: protein MNSTLKYKRILLKLSGEALLGEKEYGIDQSVVTRYADEVREAVGAGAEVAVVIGGGNIFRGVSNATDGMTRSHADYMGMLATMINAMALQDAFDQHGLKTRLQSSIKMEQIAEPFIRRRAIRHLEKGRVVIFGAGTGNPYFTTDTAAALRALEIDADVILKGTRVDGVFSADPEKDPSAERYDVIHGSKVIAQNLKVMDMTAFTLCRESSMPIIVFNMNRPGNLMRVLTGEREGTLVHWQRNEEPVQA from the coding sequence ATGAACTCCACGCTCAAGTACAAACGCATCCTTCTCAAGCTCAGCGGCGAGGCGCTGCTGGGAGAAAAGGAGTACGGCATCGACCAGTCGGTCGTGACCCGGTACGCCGACGAGGTGCGAGAGGCCGTTGGAGCAGGTGCAGAGGTGGCGGTAGTCATCGGTGGCGGTAACATCTTTCGCGGTGTGAGCAACGCCACCGACGGTATGACCCGGTCCCATGCGGACTACATGGGGATGCTGGCCACCATGATCAACGCGATGGCGTTGCAGGATGCCTTTGACCAGCACGGCCTGAAGACCCGGCTGCAGTCGAGCATCAAGATGGAGCAGATCGCCGAGCCCTTCATTCGCCGGCGTGCCATCCGGCACCTGGAAAAAGGACGGGTGGTGATCTTCGGTGCCGGCACCGGAAACCCCTACTTCACGACCGATACGGCCGCGGCCCTGCGTGCGCTCGAGATAGATGCAGACGTGATTCTCAAGGGCACGCGCGTGGACGGCGTGTTCTCGGCGGACCCGGAAAAGGACCCCTCTGCGGAGCGCTACGACGTTATTCACGGCAGCAAGGTCATCGCCCAGAACCTGAAGGTGATGGATATGACCGCCTTTACGCTGTGCCGGGAGTCGTCCATGCCGATTATTGTCTTCAACATGAACCGGCCAGGCAATCTCATGCGTGTGCTCACCGGAGAACGGGAGGGCACGCTGGTGCACTGGCAGCGAAACGAGGAACCTGTACAGGCCTGA
- a CDS encoding elongation factor Ts → MAISAKDVKRLRDVTGVGMMDCKKALAETNGDFDAAIDLLRKKGQKVAAKRADRDAKEGVIATASTGDGKTAILVEVNCETDFVARNSDFQDFADAVAALVLAERPADQDALLAADFGDGETLGEAITRMTGKIGEKIDARRFAVVTNDAGQVVSYIHPGAKLGVLVNMTGDGDLAAAGRDVAMQVAALNPIATNRDEVPDEVKEKEMSIAREAALNEGKPEKIIDRIATGKLERYYKDHVLVEQPFVKDSSQTVGEMLKGANADVHGYVRFALGG, encoded by the coding sequence ATGGCAATCTCTGCTAAGGACGTCAAACGTCTGCGCGACGTCACCGGCGTCGGCATGATGGACTGCAAGAAGGCGCTCGCAGAAACCAATGGCGACTTCGATGCCGCCATCGATCTGCTGCGCAAGAAGGGTCAGAAAGTGGCCGCCAAGCGTGCGGATCGCGACGCCAAGGAGGGCGTCATCGCGACGGCTTCTACCGGGGACGGCAAGACCGCCATCCTTGTGGAAGTGAACTGCGAGACGGACTTCGTGGCCCGCAACTCGGACTTCCAGGATTTCGCAGACGCCGTGGCCGCTCTCGTGCTGGCTGAGCGACCCGCGGACCAGGATGCATTGCTGGCCGCCGACTTCGGCGACGGCGAGACCCTCGGCGAAGCAATCACGCGCATGACCGGCAAGATCGGCGAGAAGATCGATGCCCGTCGTTTCGCAGTCGTGACCAATGACGCCGGCCAGGTGGTCTCCTACATCCACCCCGGCGCCAAGCTGGGCGTGCTCGTCAATATGACGGGCGATGGGGACCTTGCTGCCGCGGGCCGGGATGTGGCCATGCAGGTGGCCGCCCTCAACCCGATCGCGACCAATCGCGATGAGGTGCCTGATGAGGTCAAGGAGAAAGAAATGAGCATCGCTCGCGAGGCGGCCCTCAATGAAGGCAAGCCCGAGAAGATTATCGATCGCATCGCGACCGGTAAGCTGGAGCGTTACTACAAGGACCACGTGCTGGTCGAGCAGCCGTTCGTCAAGGACTCCTCCCAGACGGTGGGCGAAATGCTCAAGGGCGCCAACGCCGACGTGCACGGTTATGTGCGATTCGCCCTGGGCGGCTGA
- the rplM gene encoding 50S ribosomal protein L13: MQVNSFKTVSARAQDVDRKWYVVDAENQVVGRLASKVASILRGKHKPTFTPHVDTGDYVVVINADKVRFTGNKETAKEYFRHTGYPGGGRTRTPREVRERKPTFIVENAVKGMLPKGPLGRQMLKKLKTYAGSEHPHEAQQPETLAL, encoded by the coding sequence ATGCAAGTCAATTCATTCAAGACAGTCAGTGCCCGGGCACAGGACGTAGACCGCAAATGGTACGTGGTCGACGCCGAGAACCAGGTGGTCGGTCGCCTGGCCTCCAAGGTGGCCTCGATTCTGCGCGGCAAGCACAAGCCCACCTTTACTCCGCATGTCGATACCGGTGACTATGTCGTCGTGATCAACGCGGACAAGGTCCGGTTCACCGGTAATAAGGAGACGGCAAAGGAGTACTTCCGCCACACCGGGTATCCCGGTGGCGGTCGCACGCGCACGCCTCGCGAAGTCCGTGAGCGCAAGCCCACCTTTATCGTCGAGAACGCAGTCAAGGGTATGCTGCCCAAGGGCCCGTTGGGTCGGCAGATGCTCAAGAAGCTGAAAACCTACGCGGGGTCCGAGCATCCCCATGAGGCCCAGCAGCCCGAAACGCTGGCCCTATAA
- the dnaA gene encoding chromosomal replication initiator protein DnaA: protein MLRVDLGRRHDRFMPASPESAWNACLDIIRDNISRQSYRTWFAPLKPVGLDQDGELRKLTVQLPSQFYYEWLEEHYYGLLRKTVTKVLGPGGRLFYDVVIEKDDAELGYEGTSMQLPARHAANEPAAAGPSGMSAGRGPDGRTETLAPPAAPPVSSPFVIPGIQKVQVDSRLNPNYTFDRFIEGDCNRLARSAALAIAQRPGGTSFNPFLMYGGVGLGKTHLIQAIGNYAAANGGQTVLYVSSERFTTEFVQAIQHNRVAEFSLFYRQIDLLIIDDVQFFSGKEKTQEEFFHIFNALHQNGKQIVLSSDRPPKDIQGIEERLLSRFQWGLAADVQAPDLETRTAILNRKSVEDGIDVSHDVLEFIAHNIKSNIRELEGALIRLLAHSTLRKREIDVPMAREVLSDLIKETRVTLTIEEIQRLVCTYFSIPEDLVRAKTRKREVVQARQVAMYFSKQLTQHSLKTIGLHFGGRDHSTVIHANQSVENQIDTDPKFKGMIEEIGNRLKLRAR, encoded by the coding sequence ATGTTGCGTGTCGACCTTGGTCGACGACACGATCGCTTCATGCCCGCAAGCCCGGAATCTGCCTGGAACGCATGTCTCGACATCATTCGGGACAATATCAGTCGGCAGAGCTATCGAACCTGGTTTGCGCCCCTGAAGCCTGTGGGGTTGGACCAGGATGGCGAGCTCCGAAAGCTCACCGTGCAGCTGCCCAGCCAGTTCTACTACGAGTGGCTGGAGGAGCATTATTACGGGTTGCTTCGAAAAACGGTGACCAAGGTGTTGGGCCCGGGCGGCCGACTCTTTTACGATGTGGTCATCGAGAAGGACGACGCGGAACTGGGATACGAAGGCACCTCCATGCAGCTACCGGCCCGTCACGCGGCCAACGAACCCGCTGCTGCCGGCCCCTCGGGCATGTCGGCGGGTCGTGGTCCGGACGGACGCACGGAAACACTGGCGCCGCCGGCTGCTCCGCCTGTATCCAGTCCCTTCGTGATTCCGGGCATCCAGAAGGTGCAGGTGGACAGCCGCCTGAACCCCAACTACACGTTTGACCGGTTCATCGAGGGCGACTGTAATCGGCTCGCGCGATCTGCCGCCCTGGCCATCGCCCAACGACCCGGCGGCACGAGCTTCAACCCGTTCCTCATGTACGGGGGTGTGGGGCTCGGAAAGACCCACCTCATCCAGGCCATCGGCAACTACGCGGCCGCAAACGGGGGGCAGACCGTGCTGTATGTCTCCAGCGAGCGCTTTACGACCGAGTTCGTGCAGGCGATTCAGCACAACCGGGTGGCCGAATTCTCCCTCTTCTACCGGCAGATAGACCTGCTCATCATCGACGATGTGCAGTTCTTCAGCGGGAAGGAGAAGACCCAGGAAGAGTTCTTCCACATCTTCAACGCGCTGCACCAGAACGGCAAACAGATCGTGCTGTCCTCGGACCGGCCGCCGAAGGACATCCAGGGAATCGAAGAGCGTCTGCTTTCCAGGTTCCAGTGGGGCCTCGCCGCCGATGTCCAGGCTCCGGACCTGGAAACACGAACGGCCATCCTGAATCGCAAATCGGTTGAGGACGGCATCGATGTGTCGCACGATGTGCTGGAGTTCATCGCCCACAACATCAAGAGCAACATCCGTGAGCTCGAGGGCGCGCTCATCCGGTTGCTGGCGCACTCGACCCTCAGGAAACGGGAGATTGACGTCCCCATGGCCCGCGAGGTCCTGAGCGACCTGATCAAGGAGACGCGCGTCACGTTGACCATCGAGGAGATCCAGCGCTTGGTCTGCACGTACTTCTCGATTCCCGAGGACCTGGTTCGCGCCAAGACCCGCAAGCGTGAGGTGGTTCAGGCCCGTCAGGTCGCCATGTATTTCAGCAAGCAGCTGACCCAGCATTCCCTCAAGACGATTGGTCTTCACTTCGGGGGACGCGATCACTCCACGGTTATCCATGCAAATCAAAGTGTGGAGAACCAGATCGACACTGACCCCAAGTTCAAGGGCATGATCGAGGAGATTGGCAACCGACTGAAGCTGCGGGCGCGGTAA